A genome region from Thermoanaerobacterium xylanolyticum LX-11 includes the following:
- a CDS encoding 50S ribosomal protein L25/general stress protein Ctc — MQNVELEAVLRTPGKNAARKLKEKGYIPAILYGKGMESIPLAVETGKLRTIVQKHGRNVLLNLIVNGATHQAILKDEQKDELTGKLIHIDFQRVSMNEKVEAAVPLKFEGVGVIESKGLLVQHQKWELNVEALPTDIPEEIVVDVSNLDIGDTILVKDVVVPEGVEKVDDSDEVILTVVAPKNADVAAEESTEAASEGE; from the coding sequence ATGCAAAATGTCGAACTTGAAGCTGTATTGAGAACACCGGGTAAGAATGCGGCCCGCAAGCTGAAAGAAAAAGGCTACATTCCTGCCATACTGTACGGAAAAGGCATGGAGAGCATTCCGCTAGCTGTCGAAACCGGTAAGCTTCGCACAATAGTACAAAAACACGGCAGGAATGTCCTCCTCAATTTGATAGTTAACGGTGCTACGCATCAAGCAATACTGAAAGATGAACAAAAGGATGAATTGACTGGAAAGCTGATACATATAGATTTTCAGCGAGTGTCTATGAATGAGAAAGTTGAAGCAGCAGTACCGCTTAAATTTGAAGGTGTAGGCGTTATTGAAAGCAAAGGTCTTTTAGTACAGCATCAGAAGTGGGAGCTTAATGTTGAGGCTCTGCCTACAGACATACCAGAAGAGATTGTAGTAGATGTATCTAATTTAGATATAGGAGATACGATACTTGTAAAAGATGTAGTTGTTCCTGAAGGTGTTGAGAAGGTAGATGATTCTGACGAGGTTATATTGACAGTAGTAGCACCAAAGAATGCTGATGTAGCAGCAGAGGAGTCTACTGAAGCGGCTTCAGAGGGTGAATAA
- a CDS encoding type II toxin-antitoxin system HicA family toxin has product MKNQRGSHVHMIHSSKPGKIQIPYHNKDLKPKTLNSILKQAGLK; this is encoded by the coding sequence ATAAAAAATCAGAGAGGCTCTCATGTACATATGATACATTCTTCAAAACCAGGCAAAATTCAAATTCCATATCACAACAAAGACTTAAAGCCTAAAACATTGAATTCAATCCTAAAGCAAGCAGGGTTAAAATAA
- a CDS encoding ABC transporter ATP-binding protein, which produces MMIEVNNVTKVYGNRKAVDNISFSVDSGEIVGFLGPNGAGKSSTMKMITGFMPPTSGTIKIAGYDIIEDSIKAKKHIGYLPEVPPLYLDMTVEAYLAFVCELKEVPNNKKKATVDKVIGEVGLADVRKRIIKNLSKGYKQRVGLAQAIVGDPDVLVLDEPTVGLDPKQIKEIRDIIKELGKKHTIILSTHILPEVSMICDRVIIINKGKIVAVDSTENLTDTIGKSKRYFLKVIGSVEKISTTLKGINGIKSFKSKADSKENCIDVDVETDVDHDLRKEIFFSFANQSLPIIEFRPVNYSLEEVFLQLTTDEEVNDNENADNIQKGA; this is translated from the coding sequence ATGATGATTGAAGTAAACAACGTTACCAAAGTTTACGGAAACCGCAAAGCTGTTGACAACATAAGCTTTTCTGTTGACAGCGGAGAAATAGTAGGATTTTTAGGCCCCAATGGAGCTGGAAAAAGCTCAACGATGAAAATGATAACTGGTTTTATGCCACCAACATCAGGCACAATAAAAATCGCTGGATATGATATTATAGAAGATTCTATAAAGGCCAAAAAACATATTGGCTATCTTCCAGAAGTTCCACCATTGTATTTAGATATGACTGTAGAAGCGTATCTAGCTTTTGTCTGCGAATTAAAAGAAGTCCCAAATAACAAGAAAAAAGCCACAGTAGATAAAGTCATAGGTGAAGTTGGTTTAGCAGACGTAAGAAAAAGGATCATTAAAAACCTTTCAAAAGGTTATAAACAGAGAGTAGGTCTTGCACAAGCAATAGTAGGAGATCCAGATGTATTGGTGCTGGATGAGCCGACGGTAGGTTTAGATCCAAAACAAATCAAAGAAATAAGAGATATAATAAAGGAATTAGGAAAAAAACATACAATAATTCTAAGTACGCATATTTTGCCAGAAGTAAGCATGATATGCGATAGAGTTATAATCATAAACAAAGGTAAGATTGTGGCGGTAGATTCAACTGAAAATTTGACAGACACCATAGGAAAATCAAAACGATATTTCCTAAAAGTAATAGGTTCTGTAGAAAAGATATCTACTACTTTAAAAGGAATAAATGGAATTAAAAGCTTTAAATCAAAAGCAGATTCAAAAGAAAATTGCATCGATGTAGATGTTGAAACAGATGTAGACCATGACCTAAGAAAAGAGATTTTCTTTTCCTTTGCAAATCAAAGTTTGCCTATCATTGAATTTAGGCCTGTAAACTACAGCTTAGAAGAAGTCTTCCTACAGCTTACAACAGATGAGGAGGTAAATGATAATGAAAATGCTGACAATATACAAAAGGGAGCTTAA
- a CDS encoding NAD(P)/FAD-dependent oxidoreductase, which translates to MNIVIIGNSAAMVGAVEAIRKYDKASNITVISDEKYHVYSRPLISYYLAGTVTEEKMAYRDKDFYQKNNVKTILGVKAVSIDENKKNVMLENGDSVSYDKLLIATGGKPFVPPISGLEKKNIQTFIKLDEAKSLKSNIRPNSKVVIVGGGLIGFKAAEGLHELGADVTIVELADRILSTILDNESASIVTKRLTNDGIKIKLNTTVDEIIGDDYVKEVHLKNGETLAADHLIFAIGVTPNTDVTKGTSIKVNRGILVDKHMKTNLDDVYAAGDVAEGYDMLIDSNRVVPIWPSAYMQGEIAGLNMVGVESTTKGTFPMNSIGYKDTYIITAGIINPPDSSYDVITKADYDKNSYKKIVLKGNNILGFILINDVDRAGIYTGLIRDRIDVSPFKDHLMKDDFGYVYFPKDLRKSKMLDLEVH; encoded by the coding sequence ATGAATATAGTAATAATCGGAAACTCCGCTGCAATGGTTGGGGCAGTGGAAGCCATCAGAAAGTACGACAAAGCGTCAAATATAACCGTCATATCTGATGAAAAATACCACGTGTATTCAAGACCTTTAATATCGTACTACCTTGCAGGGACAGTTACAGAAGAAAAAATGGCTTACAGAGACAAGGACTTTTACCAAAAAAACAATGTAAAAACCATTCTTGGTGTAAAAGCAGTATCCATTGATGAAAACAAGAAAAATGTAATGCTTGAAAATGGCGATTCTGTATCATACGATAAACTGCTTATAGCAACAGGTGGCAAACCCTTCGTCCCTCCAATAAGCGGACTTGAAAAGAAAAACATTCAGACATTTATAAAACTTGACGAAGCAAAAAGCTTAAAATCAAATATCAGGCCAAACTCAAAAGTAGTCATCGTCGGGGGCGGACTGATAGGGTTCAAAGCCGCGGAAGGACTTCACGAATTAGGTGCAGATGTCACCATCGTTGAGCTTGCCGATAGGATTTTAAGCACTATCCTTGATAATGAATCCGCATCTATAGTAACAAAAAGGCTTACAAACGACGGTATAAAGATTAAGTTAAATACAACAGTAGACGAAATTATAGGTGACGACTATGTAAAAGAAGTCCATTTGAAAAATGGTGAAACATTGGCTGCCGATCATCTCATATTTGCAATAGGCGTGACTCCAAATACAGATGTTACAAAAGGAACATCCATAAAAGTCAATCGCGGTATATTGGTAGATAAACATATGAAGACTAACCTTGACGATGTATACGCTGCTGGAGATGTGGCTGAAGGATACGATATGCTTATCGATTCAAACAGAGTCGTGCCTATATGGCCCAGTGCCTACATGCAAGGAGAGATTGCTGGTTTAAACATGGTAGGCGTTGAAAGTACCACAAAAGGTACATTCCCAATGAATTCCATAGGCTACAAAGATACTTACATCATTACAGCCGGAATCATAAATCCTCCAGATAGCTCTTATGATGTGATAACAAAAGCTGATTATGACAAAAACTCTTATAAAAAAATTGTGCTTAAAGGTAACAATATTTTAGGCTTCATACTGATAAACGATGTTGATAGAGCAGGAATATATACAGGACTAATAAGAGACAGAATAGATGTTTCCCCATTTAAAGATCATCTTATGAAAGATGATTTCGGATACGTGTATTTCCCTAAAGACTTACGTAAATCCAAAATGTTGGATCTGGAGGTGCATTAA
- a CDS encoding ABC transporter ATP-binding protein — translation MADVILKHVYKTYQGGVTAVKDFNLEIKDKEFIVLVGPSGCGKSTTLRMVAGLEEISQGELYIDGKLVNDVPPKDRDIAMVFQNYALYPHMTVYDNMAFGLKLRKVPRAEIDQKVKEAARILGIEDYLKRKPKALSGGQRQRVALGRAIVRNPKVFLMDEPLSNLDAKLRVQMRTEIAKLHDRLQTTFIYVTHDQTEAMTMGSRIVVMKDGVIQQVDKPQVIYEHPDNLFVAGFIGSPQMNFIDARLESENGKVYASFKGFKVVVPDGIVKRLKDESYIGKEVVLGIRPEDLHDEEVFLEAYPDSVIETKVDVTELMGSETYLYLDLQGQPLTARVDPRSTAKAGDIIKIGLDTNKLHLFDKQTEQTILNR, via the coding sequence ATGGCTGATGTTATTCTTAAGCATGTATACAAAACATATCAGGGTGGAGTGACGGCTGTTAAAGATTTCAACTTGGAGATTAAAGACAAAGAATTTATAGTCTTAGTCGGACCATCTGGATGCGGTAAATCTACTACATTGAGGATGGTTGCTGGTCTTGAGGAGATAAGTCAAGGAGAGTTATATATTGACGGGAAATTAGTAAATGATGTTCCACCAAAGGACAGAGATATAGCGATGGTGTTCCAGAACTATGCTCTGTACCCACACATGACAGTCTATGACAACATGGCTTTCGGCTTAAAGCTTAGAAAAGTGCCAAGGGCAGAAATAGACCAAAAAGTAAAGGAAGCAGCCAGGATACTTGGCATAGAAGATTATTTAAAGAGAAAGCCAAAGGCATTGTCAGGTGGACAAAGGCAGAGGGTTGCTTTAGGACGTGCTATAGTTCGTAATCCTAAGGTGTTCCTCATGGATGAGCCTCTTTCAAACTTGGATGCAAAGCTTAGGGTTCAGATGAGGACAGAGATTGCAAAGCTTCATGACAGATTGCAGACGACATTTATATACGTAACACACGATCAGACAGAGGCTATGACGATGGGATCAAGAATAGTCGTCATGAAAGATGGCGTTATACAGCAGGTAGATAAGCCACAAGTAATATATGAGCATCCTGATAATTTGTTTGTTGCAGGTTTCATTGGAAGTCCACAGATGAATTTCATAGATGCAAGGCTTGAAAGCGAAAATGGAAAAGTTTATGCATCTTTCAAAGGCTTTAAAGTTGTGGTTCCGGATGGAATCGTAAAGAGGTTAAAAGATGAAAGCTATATAGGCAAAGAAGTTGTATTAGGCATAAGGCCAGAAGATCTGCATGACGAGGAAGTTTTCCTTGAAGCATATCCAGATAGCGTGATTGAGACTAAAGTAGATGTTACAGAGCTTATGGGTTCTGAAACATATCTCTACCTCGATTTGCAAGGACAGCCGCTTACAGCGAGAGTTGATCCAAGATCGACAGCAAAAGCTGGCGATATAATCAAAATCGGTCTTGATACGAATAAACTCCATCTGTTTGACAAGCAGACAGAGCAGACGATATTAAATAGATAA
- a CDS encoding 4Fe-4S dicluster domain-containing protein, which produces MKKVYAKEEVCVGCKLCEVYCITSHSKYKDVLKAYKLDSNRPAPRIVVEENRPLSFSLQCRHCDDAPCVKACITGAMQKDPVTGVVTCDTDKCVGCWTCVLVCGFGAIVRDTNNKIASKCDLCAEAGEPACVKNCPNEALVFSEGGI; this is translated from the coding sequence ATGAAGAAGGTTTATGCCAAGGAAGAAGTTTGCGTCGGATGCAAACTTTGCGAGGTATACTGTATAACATCCCACTCCAAGTACAAAGATGTTTTGAAGGCATACAAACTCGACAGTAACCGTCCAGCTCCAAGAATCGTTGTAGAAGAAAATCGTCCATTATCCTTCTCGCTGCAGTGCAGACACTGTGATGATGCTCCCTGTGTAAAGGCTTGTATAACAGGTGCAATGCAAAAAGATCCTGTAACAGGTGTTGTAACTTGCGATACCGATAAGTGTGTAGGATGCTGGACATGTGTCCTCGTATGTGGATTTGGAGCAATCGTAAGAGACACAAACAATAAAATTGCTTCAAAGTGCGATCTATGTGCAGAAGCTGGTGAGCCTGCCTGTGTAAAAAACTGTCCTAACGAAGCTCTTGTTTTTTCAGAAGGAGGTATTTAG
- a CDS encoding type II toxin-antitoxin system HicB family antitoxin has product MDRYIFPAVFESDGNGGYTVTFPDFPGCITEGDTLDEALYMAKDALELYIYNLEEDNETIPIPTAPEKIKVPEGAFVNLIEVYMPPVRDEMANKSVNKTVTIPRWLNEAAENANINFSQVLQYALKEQLKITDRYKAL; this is encoded by the coding sequence ATGGATAGATATATTTTCCCAGCTGTATTTGAGTCTGATGGAAACGGCGGTTATACTGTAACTTTTCCAGATTTTCCTGGATGCATAACTGAAGGTGATACACTTGATGAAGCATTATACATGGCTAAGGATGCTTTAGAGCTTTATATATACAATTTGGAAGAGGATAACGAAACAATTCCAATACCAACAGCTCCAGAAAAGATAAAAGTTCCTGAAGGTGCTTTTGTAAATCTTATCGAGGTTTACATGCCTCCTGTTCGTGATGAAATGGCCAATAAAAGTGTAAATAAAACAGTAACAATCCCACGATGGTTAAATGAGGCAGCAGAAAATGCAAACATAAACTTTTCACAAGTACTTCAATATGCACTAAAAGAACAATTAAAAATAACAGATAGATATAAAGCACTCTAA
- a CDS encoding GldG family protein, whose product MNKLRLKYGSNMVLSIVILLGILIFGNLVLAQKPVKWDLTKSKQYTLSDKTKQVLKNLKTDVTVYAFFQNDSAKSQVQNLLDEYTALSKRIKVQFIDPDKNPSLAQKYGITDYDTTLFLNSKDDSKRQIVNSYDIFTQSQETGQNIFSGEQQFTQAIINVTEVNKTNAYIIQGHNEVNSTDSLTTFKSALQGEGYSVNDLNIGQAGGIPKDAGLIIIANPKSDYTQQEMNAIMDYLKKGGKAFIMMGAENGPLTEKSINDLLSNWNVKIDNDIVVDPSRNYFMDALSPVPEYGYHDITDKLESANLATVAPSSRSITYKASSSSNISVQSFLTTSDKAWGETNFNSKQASYDKNDIKGPLTLGVTISDSKTGMKIVVLGNDLMATDRVIGLEGNRDLLMNSANWLTNKTVQISISPKSLDYATLFMTGKQADYMFIVTVIVIPLVIWIIGGYVFFRRRAL is encoded by the coding sequence TTGAACAAACTCAGATTAAAATACGGAAGTAACATGGTTTTATCAATCGTTATTTTACTTGGCATATTGATCTTTGGCAATCTAGTATTGGCTCAAAAACCTGTAAAATGGGATCTCACTAAATCAAAACAGTATACCCTTTCTGATAAGACGAAGCAAGTATTGAAAAATCTAAAGACAGATGTGACAGTCTACGCATTTTTCCAAAATGACAGTGCGAAGTCACAAGTCCAAAATCTTTTAGATGAATACACAGCATTGTCAAAAAGGATAAAAGTCCAATTCATCGATCCTGACAAAAATCCATCCCTCGCACAAAAATACGGAATTACAGATTACGATACAACGTTATTTTTAAACAGCAAAGACGACAGCAAGAGACAGATCGTAAATTCATACGACATTTTCACACAATCTCAAGAAACCGGTCAGAATATTTTCAGCGGTGAGCAACAATTTACTCAAGCAATAATCAATGTCACCGAAGTCAACAAAACAAATGCTTACATCATTCAAGGCCATAATGAGGTAAACAGCACAGATTCCCTTACGACCTTTAAGTCAGCATTGCAAGGTGAAGGCTACAGCGTAAATGACCTTAATATTGGTCAAGCTGGTGGTATACCAAAAGATGCCGGGCTTATAATCATTGCCAATCCAAAGTCAGATTACACTCAACAAGAAATGAATGCTATAATGGATTATCTGAAAAAAGGCGGAAAGGCCTTCATCATGATGGGAGCTGAAAATGGCCCTCTTACTGAAAAATCAATCAATGATCTTTTGTCGAATTGGAATGTAAAAATTGACAATGACATAGTTGTGGATCCTTCAAGAAACTATTTTATGGACGCTTTATCGCCTGTACCAGAGTATGGATACCATGACATCACTGACAAACTGGAATCAGCTAATTTAGCAACTGTTGCTCCAAGCTCCAGAAGTATAACTTACAAAGCGTCAAGTAGCAGCAACATCTCGGTTCAATCATTCCTGACCACCAGCGACAAAGCATGGGGAGAAACGAATTTCAACAGCAAGCAAGCATCTTACGACAAAAACGACATAAAAGGACCTTTAACATTAGGCGTTACCATCTCTGACAGCAAAACAGGCATGAAGATAGTGGTGCTTGGAAACGACCTTATGGCTACAGATAGAGTTATAGGTTTAGAGGGCAATAGAGATCTCCTTATGAATAGTGCAAACTGGCTTACAAACAAAACAGTACAGATCTCCATAAGTCCTAAATCTCTTGACTACGCGACATTATTCATGACAGGAAAACAAGCTGACTACATGTTCATAGTCACAGTTATAGTTATACCTTTAGTTATTTGGATCATAGGCGGCTACGTCTTCTTCAGGAGGAGAGCTTTATGA
- a CDS encoding CBO0543 family protein: MQWLMTFIASWVIFILLIDLKQIKYTIWAGLLAAICQLIIDNMAFHLKLYDFRYDILKIFNSSFFFTFGAPFTIGILYAQTYPENRILRLINVFVSTALFFGLEFALKLSGALKYIHWHYFYSITIDVLALMSLGNLITIFKLAPWMRSER, translated from the coding sequence ATGCAGTGGTTGATGACTTTTATAGCATCTTGGGTAATTTTCATCTTGCTTATTGATTTAAAACAGATAAAGTATACGATATGGGCAGGACTGTTAGCTGCTATCTGTCAGTTAATAATTGATAATATGGCGTTTCACTTAAAATTGTACGATTTTAGGTACGACATTTTAAAGATTTTCAATTCATCATTCTTTTTTACATTTGGCGCACCATTTACGATAGGCATATTATACGCCCAGACTTATCCGGAGAATAGAATATTGAGGCTTATAAATGTCTTTGTATCTACTGCTTTGTTTTTTGGGTTAGAGTTCGCATTAAAGCTGTCTGGAGCACTTAAATATATACATTGGCATTATTTTTACAGCATTACGATAGACGTTTTGGCATTGATGTCTTTAGGTAATTTAATTACGATATTTAAGTTAGCGCCGTGGATGAGAAGTGAAAGATAG
- a CDS encoding ABC transporter permease, with protein sequence MKMLTIYKRELKSYFLSPLAYVLVGFLLLISGYFFATFVLSTQYALMSPVFGNMVFVFMFVSPILTMRLISEEMKNGTDQLLMTSPLRITDMVLGKYFAALTVYTLSLVVSLIYPLYLKIYSTPDFGPILTGYIGTFLMGAAFIAIGIFASSLTENQLIAGVIGFSILLLFWIVSWLGDVFQGTAKNIVDNISLLQRFTNFQNGVLSLNDVVFYLSVIIFFVFVTIMVVDKRRWS encoded by the coding sequence ATGAAAATGCTGACAATATACAAAAGGGAGCTTAAGTCCTACTTTCTTTCGCCTCTTGCGTATGTACTTGTGGGCTTTTTGCTGCTTATATCTGGATATTTCTTTGCGACATTTGTCCTTTCAACGCAGTACGCATTGATGTCACCAGTTTTCGGGAACATGGTGTTTGTATTCATGTTTGTAAGCCCTATTTTGACTATGAGATTAATATCAGAAGAAATGAAAAATGGCACAGACCAACTGCTTATGACATCACCTCTTAGGATAACCGACATGGTTTTAGGAAAATACTTTGCTGCATTGACTGTCTATACATTATCTTTGGTGGTTTCTTTAATATATCCTTTGTACCTTAAAATATACAGCACACCTGACTTTGGGCCAATTTTGACAGGATACATTGGGACATTTTTGATGGGTGCAGCGTTTATCGCAATAGGCATTTTTGCTTCATCTTTAACTGAAAACCAGCTAATTGCAGGCGTTATAGGTTTTTCAATATTGCTGCTTTTTTGGATAGTTAGCTGGCTGGGAGATGTTTTCCAAGGAACGGCAAAAAACATTGTAGACAACATTTCGCTTTTACAAAGGTTCACTAACTTTCAAAACGGTGTTTTAAGCTTAAATGACGTTGTCTTCTACTTGAGTGTGATAATTTTCTTTGTTTTTGTCACTATAATGGTAGTCGACAAAAGACGCTGGAGTTAG
- the lysA gene encoding diaminopimelate decarboxylase — MRINSKGHLEIAGCDTVKIAKQYGTPLYVIDEELLRENCRSFYNGFKKNYPGNEVIYASKAFMTTAICKIIEEENLGLDVVSGGELYTALKADFPVQNIYFHGNNKSIDELTMALEYNIGCIIVDNWFELNMLNELALKMGKKPNIYLRISPGVEAHTHEYIKTGQIDSKFGFPLFNGDALDAIKYALTLDNVNLTGLHCHIGSQIFSYDSYKAEIDIMMNFLKKVKDTTGWEVENLDLGGGFGIAYVEEDDPQPIELIASEIMKTVEEFSKELNIKRPNIIVEPGRSIIGNAGTTLYTVGAIKNIPGVRKYVSVDGGMADNIRTALYGAKYNAIVANKARKINLEKVSIAGKCCESGDMLIWDIDLPQLESGDIIAVTCTGAYNYSMASNYNRLPRPAAVLLNNGESDLIVARETYDDLIKNDVIPERLLSENKKIINY; from the coding sequence ATGCGCATAAATTCAAAAGGTCATTTAGAAATTGCTGGGTGCGATACCGTAAAGATAGCAAAGCAATACGGTACTCCCCTTTACGTTATAGATGAAGAGCTATTAAGAGAAAATTGCCGTTCCTTCTACAACGGTTTTAAGAAAAATTATCCAGGAAATGAAGTGATTTATGCCAGTAAGGCATTTATGACAACAGCCATATGTAAAATCATAGAAGAAGAAAATTTAGGATTAGACGTAGTATCCGGAGGTGAACTCTATACAGCACTAAAAGCCGATTTTCCTGTCCAAAATATATACTTCCACGGTAACAACAAATCAATAGACGAGCTAACGATGGCATTGGAATACAACATAGGCTGCATCATAGTCGACAATTGGTTTGAACTCAATATGCTAAATGAACTGGCTTTAAAGATGGGCAAAAAACCCAACATTTACTTAAGAATTTCACCTGGTGTAGAAGCCCATACACACGAATACATTAAAACTGGTCAAATAGACTCTAAGTTTGGATTCCCTCTTTTTAATGGCGATGCCCTCGACGCCATAAAGTACGCCTTGACGCTGGATAATGTAAATCTAACTGGTTTACACTGCCATATAGGTTCACAGATTTTCAGCTACGATTCGTATAAGGCAGAAATAGATATAATGATGAACTTCCTTAAAAAAGTAAAAGACACTACAGGTTGGGAAGTCGAAAATCTGGATTTAGGCGGTGGATTTGGAATAGCTTACGTTGAAGAAGATGACCCACAACCTATAGAATTAATAGCAAGCGAGATAATGAAGACAGTTGAAGAATTTTCAAAGGAATTAAATATAAAAAGGCCCAACATAATAGTAGAGCCAGGTCGCTCTATAATTGGCAATGCAGGCACTACGCTTTACACTGTTGGAGCGATAAAAAACATTCCTGGCGTAAGAAAGTACGTCTCAGTTGACGGCGGAATGGCTGACAATATACGTACAGCTTTGTACGGTGCAAAATACAATGCAATTGTGGCCAACAAAGCTCGCAAAATAAACCTTGAGAAAGTTTCTATTGCAGGGAAATGTTGTGAATCTGGTGACATGCTTATATGGGACATAGATTTACCACAGCTTGAAAGTGGCGATATAATAGCCGTAACGTGTACAGGCGCTTACAATTACTCAATGGCAAGCAATTACAACCGCCTCCCTCGACCTGCTGCTGTACTTCTAAATAACGGTGAATCAGATTTAATAGTAGCCAGAGAAACTTATGATGACTTAATCAAAAATGATGTAATACCAGAGAGACTTTTAAGTGAAAACAAAAAGATCATAAACTATTAA
- a CDS encoding YmaF family protein, translating to MELSIEEIKNYFDLYNNKKDEGQTHNHEFLGSTMLAGEHEEEDHNHRFAGVTSQVIKDGDSHVHAILVSTDFYEDHHHEIGVITGPAIEVGDGKHVHFVEGKTTIDDDHYHKFVFATLIEDPISKHKHC from the coding sequence ATGGAATTATCAATTGAAGAAATTAAAAACTATTTTGATCTTTATAACAATAAAAAAGATGAAGGTCAAACTCATAACCACGAATTTTTAGGAAGTACCATGTTAGCAGGTGAACACGAAGAAGAAGATCACAACCACAGATTTGCTGGTGTCACAAGCCAAGTAATAAAAGATGGTGATAGCCATGTCCATGCAATCTTAGTAAGCACAGATTTTTATGAAGATCATCATCACGAAATTGGTGTAATAACAGGGCCAGCTATTGAAGTCGGTGACGGTAAGCATGTTCATTTTGTAGAAGGCAAGACTACTATTGACGATGACCACTATCATAAATTCGTCTTTGCAACTTTGATAGAAGATCCGATTTCAAAGCATAAACATTGTTAA
- a CDS encoding DUF4340 domain-containing protein: protein MKTFRNTIIMLLILGVLAGYYYYAKSTKKPAPSTNIINISKSKISSVDIKDAGNELAIEKSGSTYNVTKPVSYKADSTSTDDLFNSISGLKYSRKFTDTDVRKYGLDKSDFTISVSSKDGKNEELLVGNKSPVGDSYYAKLKNSNYIYVVDASSIENFQITSSDTLFNYLDKDVYTMSKDKISKITYTDSTGTYNIEKNKSGKWVYNGKEISSDNSEALLNDIVLLNPTGIDPNKKIVGNNSSFTLTISDGNKSEEVKFLTNDNATYYLQKNATQIGLYISKDQLSSLLSDIKKVIK, encoded by the coding sequence ATGAAGACTTTTAGAAACACTATAATAATGCTTTTAATTCTCGGCGTACTTGCAGGATACTATTATTACGCAAAATCTACAAAAAAGCCTGCGCCGTCTACAAATATAATCAACATAAGCAAAAGCAAAATATCTTCTGTAGACATAAAAGATGCAGGCAATGAATTGGCTATTGAAAAGAGTGGCAGCACCTACAATGTAACAAAGCCTGTCAGTTATAAGGCAGATAGCACCAGCACAGATGATCTGTTTAATTCGATTTCAGGCCTTAAATACAGCAGAAAATTTACAGATACCGATGTAAGAAAATACGGTTTAGATAAATCTGATTTTACAATATCTGTATCATCTAAGGACGGAAAAAATGAAGAATTGCTTGTAGGAAATAAATCACCTGTGGGAGATTCATACTACGCAAAGCTTAAAAATTCTAATTATATATACGTTGTAGATGCCAGCTCGATAGAAAACTTTCAAATAACCAGTAGCGATACCTTGTTTAATTACTTAGACAAAGACGTGTACACAATGTCAAAAGACAAGATTTCAAAGATAACATACACAGATTCCACTGGAACTTACAATATAGAAAAAAACAAAAGTGGAAAATGGGTATACAATGGCAAAGAAATAAGCAGCGATAATTCGGAAGCTCTCCTTAATGACATTGTTTTGTTGAATCCGACAGGCATCGATCCAAACAAAAAAATTGTTGGAAACAATTCAAGTTTTACACTGACAATATCTGACGGAAATAAAAGTGAAGAAGTTAAATTTTTGACTAATGACAATGCCACATACTATTTGCAAAAGAATGCAACTCAAATTGGATTGTATATATCAAAAGACCAATTAAGCAGTTTATTAAGCGATATAAAGAAAGTGATAAAATAA